One Vigna unguiculata cultivar IT97K-499-35 chromosome 11, ASM411807v1, whole genome shotgun sequence DNA window includes the following coding sequences:
- the LOC114168917 gene encoding serine carboxypeptidase-like 34 → MALSSLISNILLLLLLSFTKQALSVSKLSVTDHNHNYLSREILAEQEADRVYGLPGQPPVKFKQYAGYITVNETHGRALFYWFFEATHKPEEKPVLLWLNGGPGCSSIGYGEAEELGPFFPQDSSQPKLKLNPYSWNNAVNLLFLESPVGVGFSYTNTTSDIDQLGDSITAKDSHIFIINWFRRFPQFRSHKFYIAGESYAGHYVPQLSELIFDNNLNRAEKDYINFKGFLIGNALLDDETDQKGMIDYAWDHAVISDALYHNITAICNFNRPIQNQTTECNTELNKYFDVYKIIDMYSLYTPRCFSNLSSTSQTSSKINRWQRKRAGYDPCASDYTEAYLNIPEVQKALHANVTKIPYPWTHCSDNITFWNDSPQSILPVLKKLVAGGIRIWVYSGDTDGRIPVTATRYTLRKLGLGIVEDWSPWYTSRQVGGWSIVYDGLTFVTIRGAGHQVPTFTPKQALQLLRHFIDNKKLPSQPI, encoded by the exons ATGGCTTTGTCTTCACTTATTTCCAATATTCTTCTTCTGCTTCTTCTCTCTTTCACCAAACAAGCTTTATCTGTGTCAAAGCTTTCAGTAACTGatcataatcataattatcTTAGCCGGGAAATTCTGGCAGAACAAGAAGCTGATAGAGTTTATGGATTACCAGGGCAACCACCAGTGAAATTCAAACAATACGCAGGTTATATCACTGTCAATGAAACTCATGGCAGAGCACTGTTTTATTGGTTCTTCGAAGCCACTCACAAACCAGAAGAAAAACCAGTTCTATTGTGGCTCAATGGAG GCCCAGGTTGTTCCTCGATTGGTTATGGAGAAGCAGAGGAATTAGGACCCTTCTTCCCTCAAGACAGTAGCCAGCCAAAGCTAAAGTTGAACCCTTATTCATGGAACAATG CTGTGAATCTTCTGTTTTTGGAAAGCCCTGTTGGAGTGGGATTCTCCTACACCAACACCACCAGTGACATTGATCAGCTTGGTGACAGCATTACTG CTAAAGATTCACACATCTTTATCATAAACTGGTTTAGGAGGTTCCCACAATTCAGATCACACAAGTTCTACATTGCTGGTGAAAGCTATGCag GGCACTATGTTCCACAACTTTCTGAGCTTATCTTCGATAACAATCTCAACCGTGCTGAGAAAGACTACATTAACTTCAAAGGATTCCTG ATTGGAAATGCATTATTGGACGACGAAACAGATCAAAAGGGTATGATAGATTATGCATGGGATCATGCAGTGATATCTGATGCACTATACCACAACATCACAGCCATATGCAATTTCAACCGTCCAATTCAAAACCAGACAACCGAATGCAACACGGAACTGAATAAGTACTTCGATGTGTATAAGATTATTGACATGTATAGCTTGTACACTCCCAGGTGTTTCAGCAACCTCAGCAGCACCTCTCAAACTTCTTCCAAAATT AATAGGTGGCAAAGAAAACGAGCTGGCTATGATCCCTGTGCATCCGATTACACTGAAGCTTACCTGAACATTCCAGAAGTTCAAAAGGCACTGCATGCCAATGTCACAAAAATTCCCTATCCATGGACTCATTGCAG TGATAACATCACATTTTGGAATGACTCACCACAGTCCATTCTTCCTGTCCTCAAGAAGCTTGTTGCTGGTGGTATTCGCATCTGGGTTTACAG TGGAGACACTGATGGAAGAATTCCAGTAACAGCGACAAGATACACACTGAGAAAGTTGGGACTTGGGATTGTGGAGGATTGGAGTCCATGGTACACTAGCCGGCAG GTGGGAGGATGGAGCATTGTGTATGATGGACTTACTTTTGTTACCATAAGAGGTGCTGGCCATCAAGTTCCAACTTTCACTCCCAAGCAAGCTCTGCAGTTACTTCGACACTTCATAGATAATAAGAAACTACCATCTCAACCAATTTAA
- the LOC114169122 gene encoding serine carboxypeptidase-like 34 isoform X1, whose protein sequence is MVLFPLISNILILLLLFFTKEALAVSKLSVTDYDNYLSREIVAEREADRVYGLPGQPPVKFKQYAGYITVNETHGRALFYWFFEATHKPEEKPVLLWLNGGPGCSSIGYGEAEELGPFFPQDSFHPKLKLNPYSWNKAANLLFLESPVGVGFSYTNTSSDLDELGDAITAKDSHTFIVKWFRRFPQFRSHEFYIAGESYGGHYVPQLSELIFDHNRNRAKKDYINFRGFMIGNAALDYETDQKGLVEYAWDHAVISDELYHNITTRCNFKLQNQTDECIDDLSNFSVAYDVIDMYSLYTPTCLNSISSNTAPVVRGTTSETFSKINKWHRKAEGYDPCASDYTGFYLNRPEVQRALHANVTKLSYPWTHCSSLMGPWKDSPLSILPVIKKLVAGGLRIWVYSGDTDGAVPVTGTRYTLKKLGLKIVEDWTPWYTSKQVGGWRTIYDGLTFVTIRGAGHQVPTYTPKPALQLLRHFLANKKLPSHPI, encoded by the exons ATGGTGTTGTTCCCACTTATTTCCAatattcttattcttcttcttttgtttttcaccAAAGAAGCTTTAGCTGTGTCAAAGCTTTCAGTAACTGATTATGATAACTATCTTAGCCGGGAAATAGTGGCAGAACGAGAAGCTGATAGAGTTTATGGATTACCAGGGCAACCACCAGTGAAATTCAAACAATATGCAGGTTATATCACTGTCAATGAAACTCATGGAAGAGCACTCTTTTATTGGTTCTTTGAAGCCACTCACAAACCAGAAGAAAAACCTGTTCTATTGTGGCTCAATGGAG GCCCAGGTTGTTCCTCAATTGGTTATGGAGAAGCAGAGGAGTTAGGACCCTTCTTTCCTCAGGACAGTTTCCACCCAAAGCTAAAGTTGAACCCTTACTCATGGAACAAAG CTGCCAATCTTTTGTTTTTGGAAAGCCCTGTTGGGGTGGGATTCTCCTACACCAACACCAGCAGTGATTTGGATGAGCTTGGTGACGCCATTACTG CTAAAGATTCACACACCTTCATAGTCAAGTGGTTTCGGAGATTTCCACAATTCAGATCACACGAGTTCTACATTGCTGGCGAAAGTTATGGAG GGCACTACGTTCCACAACTGTCGGAGCTCATTTTCGATCACAATCGCAATCGTGCCAAGAAAGACTACATCAACTTCAGAGGATTCATG ATTGGAAATGCAGCATTGGACTACGAAACAGATCAAAAGGGTTTGGTGGAGTATGCCTGGGATCATGCAGTGATATCTGATGAATTATACCATAACATTACAACCAGATGCAATTTCAAACTTCAAAATCAAACAGATGAATGCATCGACGATCTGTCTAATTTCTCCGTAGCGTATGACGTTATTGACATGTATAGCTTGTACACTCCCACATGTCTCAACAGCATCAGCAGCAACACAGCCCCTGTCGTCAGAGGCACAACCTCAGAAACTTTTTCCAAAATT AATAAGTGGCATAGAAAAGCAGAGGGATATGATCCATGTGCATCCGATTACACTGGATTTTACCTAAACAGGCCAGAAGTCCAAAGGGCACTACATGCCAATGTCACCAAACTCTCCTATCCATGGACTCATTgcag TAGCCTCATGGGACCTTGGAAAGATTCACCACTGTCCATCCTTCCTGTCATCAAGAAGCTTGTTGCTGGTGGTCTTCGCATTTGGGTTTACAG TGGAGATACCGATGGAGCAGTTCCTGTGACTGGAACAAGATACACTCTGAAAAAGTTGGGGCTCAAGATTGTTGAAGATTGGACTCCCTGGTATACTAGCAAACAG GTTGGGGGATGGAGAACGATTTACGATGGTCTTACTTTTGTGACCATAAGAGGTGCTGGCCATCAGGTTCCAACCTACACTCCCAAACCAGCTCTGCAACTGCTACGACACTTCCTTGCAAATAAGAAATTACCTTCTCATcctatttaa
- the LOC114169122 gene encoding serine carboxypeptidase-like 34 isoform X2 — protein MVLFPLISNILILLLLFFTKEALAVSKLSVTDYDNYLSREIVAEREADRVYGLPGQPPVKFKQYAGYITVNETHGRALFYWFFEATHKPEEKPVLLWLNGGPGCSSIGYGEAEELGPFFPQDSFHPKLKLNPYSWNKAANLLFLESPVGVGFSYTNTSSDLDELGDAITAKDSHTFIVKWFRRFPQFRSHEFYIAGESYGGHYVPQLSELIFDHNRNRAKKDYINFRGFMIGNAALDYETDQKGLVEYAWDHAVISDELYHNITTRCNFKLQNQTDECIDDLSNFSVAYDVIDMYSLYTPTCLNSISSNTAPVVRGTTSETFSKINKWHRKAEGYDPCASDYTGFYLNRPEVQRALHANVTKLSYPWTHCSLMGPWKDSPLSILPVIKKLVAGGLRIWVYSGDTDGAVPVTGTRYTLKKLGLKIVEDWTPWYTSKQVGGWRTIYDGLTFVTIRGAGHQVPTYTPKPALQLLRHFLANKKLPSHPI, from the exons ATGGTGTTGTTCCCACTTATTTCCAatattcttattcttcttcttttgtttttcaccAAAGAAGCTTTAGCTGTGTCAAAGCTTTCAGTAACTGATTATGATAACTATCTTAGCCGGGAAATAGTGGCAGAACGAGAAGCTGATAGAGTTTATGGATTACCAGGGCAACCACCAGTGAAATTCAAACAATATGCAGGTTATATCACTGTCAATGAAACTCATGGAAGAGCACTCTTTTATTGGTTCTTTGAAGCCACTCACAAACCAGAAGAAAAACCTGTTCTATTGTGGCTCAATGGAG GCCCAGGTTGTTCCTCAATTGGTTATGGAGAAGCAGAGGAGTTAGGACCCTTCTTTCCTCAGGACAGTTTCCACCCAAAGCTAAAGTTGAACCCTTACTCATGGAACAAAG CTGCCAATCTTTTGTTTTTGGAAAGCCCTGTTGGGGTGGGATTCTCCTACACCAACACCAGCAGTGATTTGGATGAGCTTGGTGACGCCATTACTG CTAAAGATTCACACACCTTCATAGTCAAGTGGTTTCGGAGATTTCCACAATTCAGATCACACGAGTTCTACATTGCTGGCGAAAGTTATGGAG GGCACTACGTTCCACAACTGTCGGAGCTCATTTTCGATCACAATCGCAATCGTGCCAAGAAAGACTACATCAACTTCAGAGGATTCATG ATTGGAAATGCAGCATTGGACTACGAAACAGATCAAAAGGGTTTGGTGGAGTATGCCTGGGATCATGCAGTGATATCTGATGAATTATACCATAACATTACAACCAGATGCAATTTCAAACTTCAAAATCAAACAGATGAATGCATCGACGATCTGTCTAATTTCTCCGTAGCGTATGACGTTATTGACATGTATAGCTTGTACACTCCCACATGTCTCAACAGCATCAGCAGCAACACAGCCCCTGTCGTCAGAGGCACAACCTCAGAAACTTTTTCCAAAATT AATAAGTGGCATAGAAAAGCAGAGGGATATGATCCATGTGCATCCGATTACACTGGATTTTACCTAAACAGGCCAGAAGTCCAAAGGGCACTACATGCCAATGTCACCAAACTCTCCTATCCATGGACTCATTgcag CCTCATGGGACCTTGGAAAGATTCACCACTGTCCATCCTTCCTGTCATCAAGAAGCTTGTTGCTGGTGGTCTTCGCATTTGGGTTTACAG TGGAGATACCGATGGAGCAGTTCCTGTGACTGGAACAAGATACACTCTGAAAAAGTTGGGGCTCAAGATTGTTGAAGATTGGACTCCCTGGTATACTAGCAAACAG GTTGGGGGATGGAGAACGATTTACGATGGTCTTACTTTTGTGACCATAAGAGGTGCTGGCCATCAGGTTCCAACCTACACTCCCAAACCAGCTCTGCAACTGCTACGACACTTCCTTGCAAATAAGAAATTACCTTCTCATcctatttaa
- the LOC114169122 gene encoding serine carboxypeptidase-like 34 isoform X3, with the protein MNDCDSPGCSSIGYGEAEELGPFFPQDSFHPKLKLNPYSWNKAANLLFLESPVGVGFSYTNTSSDLDELGDAITAKDSHTFIVKWFRRFPQFRSHEFYIAGESYGGHYVPQLSELIFDHNRNRAKKDYINFRGFMIGNAALDYETDQKGLVEYAWDHAVISDELYHNITTRCNFKLQNQTDECIDDLSNFSVAYDVIDMYSLYTPTCLNSISSNTAPVVRGTTSETFSKINKWHRKAEGYDPCASDYTGFYLNRPEVQRALHANVTKLSYPWTHCSSLMGPWKDSPLSILPVIKKLVAGGLRIWVYSGDTDGAVPVTGTRYTLKKLGLKIVEDWTPWYTSKQVGGWRTIYDGLTFVTIRGAGHQVPTYTPKPALQLLRHFLANKKLPSHPI; encoded by the exons ATGAATGATTGTGACA GCCCAGGTTGTTCCTCAATTGGTTATGGAGAAGCAGAGGAGTTAGGACCCTTCTTTCCTCAGGACAGTTTCCACCCAAAGCTAAAGTTGAACCCTTACTCATGGAACAAAG CTGCCAATCTTTTGTTTTTGGAAAGCCCTGTTGGGGTGGGATTCTCCTACACCAACACCAGCAGTGATTTGGATGAGCTTGGTGACGCCATTACTG CTAAAGATTCACACACCTTCATAGTCAAGTGGTTTCGGAGATTTCCACAATTCAGATCACACGAGTTCTACATTGCTGGCGAAAGTTATGGAG GGCACTACGTTCCACAACTGTCGGAGCTCATTTTCGATCACAATCGCAATCGTGCCAAGAAAGACTACATCAACTTCAGAGGATTCATG ATTGGAAATGCAGCATTGGACTACGAAACAGATCAAAAGGGTTTGGTGGAGTATGCCTGGGATCATGCAGTGATATCTGATGAATTATACCATAACATTACAACCAGATGCAATTTCAAACTTCAAAATCAAACAGATGAATGCATCGACGATCTGTCTAATTTCTCCGTAGCGTATGACGTTATTGACATGTATAGCTTGTACACTCCCACATGTCTCAACAGCATCAGCAGCAACACAGCCCCTGTCGTCAGAGGCACAACCTCAGAAACTTTTTCCAAAATT AATAAGTGGCATAGAAAAGCAGAGGGATATGATCCATGTGCATCCGATTACACTGGATTTTACCTAAACAGGCCAGAAGTCCAAAGGGCACTACATGCCAATGTCACCAAACTCTCCTATCCATGGACTCATTgcag TAGCCTCATGGGACCTTGGAAAGATTCACCACTGTCCATCCTTCCTGTCATCAAGAAGCTTGTTGCTGGTGGTCTTCGCATTTGGGTTTACAG TGGAGATACCGATGGAGCAGTTCCTGTGACTGGAACAAGATACACTCTGAAAAAGTTGGGGCTCAAGATTGTTGAAGATTGGACTCCCTGGTATACTAGCAAACAG GTTGGGGGATGGAGAACGATTTACGATGGTCTTACTTTTGTGACCATAAGAGGTGCTGGCCATCAGGTTCCAACCTACACTCCCAAACCAGCTCTGCAACTGCTACGACACTTCCTTGCAAATAAGAAATTACCTTCTCATcctatttaa
- the LOC114168129 gene encoding uncharacterized protein LOC114168129, with protein MHESFSLYNLTEMVGRFISIFLKDQDFGHVDRVFIIRCWKDLATKWIVVDYQSNVHHVTYNMDIHTPMITQGWNQLRSFYGDHQLSAEDHPELFFEIESERTSRDIKVLYPFFWY; from the exons ATGCACGAGTCTTTTTCGCTTTACAACTTAACTG AAATGGTTGGCAGATTCATTTCTATATTTTTGAAAGACCAG GACTTTGGACATGTCGACCGAGTGTTCATAATACGCTGTTGGAAGGACCTTGCTACTAAATGGATTGTTGTTGATTACCAAAGTAATGTTCACCATGTTACTTACAACATGGATATTCACACTCCAATGATTACCCAAGGTTGGAACCAACTAAGATCTTTCTATGGAGATCATCAACTCTCTGCAGAGGATCACCCTGAATtgttttttgaaattgaaagtGAAAGAACAAGCAGAGATATCAAAGttctttatccatttttttggtattaa
- the LOC114169010 gene encoding serine carboxypeptidase-like 34 isoform X1 — MALSSLISNNIVLLLLLSLTKEALAVSKLSLTDHVNSLSQEVVTEQEADRVYGLPGQPPVKFKQYAGYITVDETHGRALFYWFFEATFEPEAKPVLLWLNGGPGCSSIGYGEAEELGPFFPQNSSQPQLKLNPYSWNNAANLLFLDSPVGVGFSYTNTTKDLKELGDAITAKDSHTFMVKWFSRFPQFRSHEFYIAGESYGGHFVPQLSELIFDNNRNPAMKDYINFKGFMIGNAVLDDETDQKGYVDYAWAHAVISDELYHNITTRCNFKLQNQTDECYDVLDKLSDAYDVIDMYSLYTPLCLSNISSTTTKAFSKINKWPKKTAGYDPCASDYTGVYLNRPEVQKALHANVTKLSYPWTHCSNIIDGWNDAPASILPVIKKLAAAGIRIWVYSGDTDGSVPVTGTRYGLQKLGLKIVEDWTPWYTSKQVGGWRTIYDGLTFVTIRGAGHQVPTFTPEPALQLLQHFLANEKLPSQPI; from the exons ATGGCGTTGTCGTCActtatttctaataatattgttcttttgcttcttctctctctcaccAAAGAAGCTTTAGCTGTGTCAAAGCTTTCACTAACTGATCATGTTAATTCTCTTAGCCAAGAAGTAGTGACAGAACAAGAAGCTGATAGAGTTTATGGATTACCAGGACAACCACCAGTGAAGTTCAAACAATATGCAGGCTATATCACGGTCGATGAAACTCATGGAAGAGCACTGTTTTATTGGTTCTTTGAAGCCACTTTCGAACCAGAAGCAAAACCAGTTCTATTGTGGCTCAATGGAG GCCCAGGTTGTTCCTCAATTGGTTATGGAGAAGCAGAGGAGTTAGGACCCTTCTTTCCCCAGAACAGTAGCCAGCCACAACTAAAGTTGAACCCTTATTCATGGAACAATG CTGCCAATCTTTTGTTTCTGGACAGTCCTGTTGGAGTGGGATTCTCTTACACCAACACCACCAAGGATTTGAAAGAACTTGGTGATGCCATTACTG CTAAGGATTCACACACCTTCATGGTCAAGTGGTTCAGTAGATTTCCGCAATTCAGATCACACGAGTTCTACATTGCTGGCGAAAGCTATGGAG GGCACTTCGTTCCACAACTGTCGGAGCTGATTTTCGATAACAATCGCAATCCTGCCATGAAAGACTATATCAACTTCAAAGGATTCATG ATTGGAAATGCGGTATTGGACGACGAAACAGATCAAAAGGGTTATGTAGATTATGCCTGGGCTCATGCAGTGATATCTGATGAATTATACCATAACATTACAACCAGATGCAATTTCAAACTTCAAAATCAAACAGATGAATGCTATGACGTTCTGGATAAGCTCTCCGATGCGTATGACGTGATTGACATGTATAGCTTGTACACTCCCTTATGTCTCAGCAACATCAGCAGCACAACCACAAAAGCCTTTTCCAAAATT AATAAATGGCCTAAAAAAACAGCTGGATATGATCCGTGTGCATCAGATTACACTGGAGTTTACCTAAACAGGCCAGAAGTCCAAAAGGCACTACATGCCAATGTCACCAAACTCTCTTATCCATGGACTCATTGCAG TAACATTATCGATGGTTGGAATGACGCACCAGCTTCCATTCTTCCTGTCATCAAGAAGCTTGCTGCTGCTGGTATTCGCATCTGGGTTTACAG TGGAGATACTGATGGATCAGTTCCTGTGACTGGAACAAGATACGGTTTACAAAAGTTGGGGCTCAAGATTGTTGAAGATTGGACTCCCTGGTATACTAGCAAACAG GTTGGAGGATGGAGAACGATTTACGATGGTCTTACTTTTGTGACCATAAGAGGTGCTGGTCATCAGGTTCCAACCTTCACTCCCGAACCAGCTCTGCAGCTTCTACAGCACTTCCTTGCAAATGAGAAATTACCATCTCaaccaatttaa